ATCAGGCCAGCGACGCTCAGTTTCTGCCGGATGATGGCACCGACTACGCCGCCAATAGCGGAAGCGACGACTGGAGCAATGCTGATTTCACTAACGATGATTTCAATAACGACGACTTTGGCGGTGATGACGACAGCTGGACTTAGTTCTGTCCGCGTTGAACCGCCAGCAGCCATTTGTCGAGCTCAGCGGCGAACTGCTGGCGGTCACGCTGCGAAAACGTGTCCGGGCCGCCGGTCTGGATCCCGCTGGACCGCAGCGTATCCATGAAATCACGCATGGTCAGACGCTCGCGAATGGTGGCGTCGCTGTAACGCTCACCGCGCGGATTCAGTGCCGCGCCGCCTTTGGCCAGCACTTCTGCCGCCAGAGGAATGTCAGCGGTAATCACTAAATCACCCGGCTGGCACTGACGCACAATTTCGTTATCCGCTACGTCGAAACCAGCCGGAACACGCATCGAACGGATAAACCGTGAAGGCGGTACGCGCAGATTCTGGTTAGCCACCAGCGTAACCGGCGTTTGTGTTCTGTCCGCCGCGCGGAACAGGATCTCTTTAATCACATTCGGACACGCATCCGCGTCCACCCAAATCGCCATACTCACTCCTGAATAAAATAACCGGGGTATTGTCGCCTGCTTTCTACTTCGGGCATAGTCACAAGATGTTAAGCTAATACGCATTATCAGAAAAACGCTGAGAGAGAGACAGAATGGATAAGAAAATCGGTTTCATCGGCTGCGGTAATATGGGTAAGGCCATTCTTGGTGGCCTGATCGCCAGCGGCCAGGTACAGCCCACTCAGATTTGGGTTTACACGCCATCGCCGGATAAAGTCGCCGCCTTGCACGATCAATACGGCATTAACGCTGCCGAAAGCGCCCAGGAAGTTGCCCACGTGGCGGACATCGTCTTCGGTGCCGTGAAGCCGGGCATTATGACCAAAGTACTAAGCGATGTGACATCCAGCTTCAACAAAGATACCGTGGTGGTTTCTATTGCCGCGGGCGTTACCCTTGACCAACTCGCGCAGGCTCTGGGCCACGATCGCAAAATTGTTCGCGCCATGCCAAATACCCCATCGCTGGTGAATGCGGGTATGACGTCCATTACGCCGAACGCGCTGGTGACCAGCGAGGATGTCGCCGATGTGGTGTCGATTTTCCGCTGCTTCGGTGAGGCCGAAGTCATTGCCGAGCCGATGATTCACCCGGTCGTCGGTGTCAGCGGTTCAGCGCCAGCCTATGTCTTTATGTTTATCGAAGCGATGGCTGACGCCGCCGTGCTGGGCGGTATGCCGCGCGCGCAGGCCTATAAATTCGCTGCGCAGGCGGTGATGGGCTCGGCCAAAATGGTGCTGGAAACCGGTATGCATCCGGGTGCACTGAAAGATATGGTCTGCTCGCCGGGCGGCACTACCATTGAAGCGGTTCGCGTACTGGAGGAGAAAGGTTTCCGCTCCGCCGTTATCGAAGCGATGGTCAGCTGCATGGCAAAATCAGAAAAGCTCAGTAAATCCTGATGATAACGGGTGAATCGCGCTAGCGGCTCACCCGCTTTTTACCTCTGCATTAGCCGGTTTTCTTCAGACACGCACTCATGAATTTATTACGATCGTCACCTTTCAGCGATTGTTGAGTCGCCGTGGAATTACATTCCCGCATTTTCTGCTGCTGCGGCGTCAGGCTTTTCTCTGCCGGTTTTGAGCTGCTGTTTTTCAGGCAGTCACTCATATAGGTTTTTCGGGCATCGCCTTTCAGGGTTTTCGATGTGGCCTGCTGGTTGCAGGTCGTCATTCGCTGTTGTTGCGGGGTCATCGTTTTTTCTGCTGCTCCCACCGTTGTGAGAAACACCAGACCGAACAGTAGGGTAACCAGTAATGTTATTTTCATTGCACCATCCTTCTATGAGGGGATCTTAGTAAGTCTGGTCGCTGACACGAAAAAAACCACCTTAAAGGCAGAAAAATAGCGCAGAGGGATAAGGAAATACTGAGGAGTTAAATAATGCATTAGCGACGACTGCGGATGAGCCGCCGCTGTACAATACGGCATGCGCCTTAATTACGCGGATGCCGTAATAGCTTTTTTATATATTGATGCAGTAATTCGGCATCGTGAGCGGGGACCTCAAGCTCTGGTTTTGCTTCATCCAGGGCAGATTCAATATCGGTGATTAACGCCTGCTGCTCCGGCTGTCGCATATGGCGTAAGAGCGCAGTGACCACAATTTCCAGCGCTTCTACCTGAACCACTAACTCCTTTGATTCTTCTTCCTTTTCCGCAAGCTTTACCAACAATTCTGCAATCAGATTTTTCATGGCGAGACTTCCTTATGAGAATGCCTGAGACGGTAGCACCGATGATCCGTAATGCATAGCCGGTATAAGAATTATTTTATAAATTCCCAATTATGCAAATTGAATTATTAGCGAAACGTTTCTCTCCTCGGTTTATCCCACCAAAATTAAGGGGGATAGAATAAATAATATCCTACCCCCTGAGAGTTATTCGTTTAATTCACCGCAATACGCTGGCGGCGGCGCAACATAATGGCGAGTTGAATAAGGTTTATCAGCACAACTATCGCCGTGGCAACAAAGACCCAGCGGAAACCGGCCATTGCCGACACCGAGGCACCGATCAGCGGGCCGACCACGTTGCCTAAATACATAAACGACTGGTTATAGCCGAAGATGCGGCCGGTAACCTGGTCGCTGGAATATTTAAGCAGCAGCGTCTGAACGGCGGGTAACATCGCGCCGTCGGCAAAGCCGAGCAGGAAACGCAATACACCGAGCTGGAATGGCGTGGTGACATATGACATCGCAAAGAACATCACCACCGCACAGAAAAGCGTGGCCAGTAATATACGATGCGCCCCGATGCGGTCACCGAGTTTCCCCAGTCGGGGGGCAGAAATCAGCGCAGAAATTCCCGGCACCGCGGCAATCATCCCGGCCAGAAATGCGATGTTATTGCTTTGCGGCTCCATCGATTTGATAAACAGCGCCAGAATTGGGCCAATCGAACCGTTACACAACTGAATAACAAGCGTGGTGAAAAACAGGCTGATAACCAGGCCCGGATAGGTGAGTGAAGCAAACACCGCTTTGCCGCTGAGCCTGTCCGCTTTGCTGACGACCGGCCGTGCACCTTCTTTAATCAGAAACAGCGTCACTAAAAAGCTGACCATCAACAGAATGGCGGTGATGAAAAACACCGCGCGCAGGCCAACGTGGTCGGCAAGAAAACCGCCGAGCAGCGGCCCGCCAATCACGCCGCTGATTTGCGCGGTCGACAATGTGCTCAATGCCCAACCGCTGCGATCGCGCGGCACTTGCGAGGCCACCAGCGCCATCGCATTCGGTATATAGCCGGACGTTAAACCCATGATGGCGCGCAGAATGAATAGCTGCCAGACGTTGGTGGCAAAGGCCTGCAGCAGGATCGCAATCGCCATCCCGAGGGAAGCACGCAGCAGCATCAGCTTGCGGCCTTTACGGTCCGCAAGGCTGCCCCACATTGGCGAGACAATGGCTGACACAAGGAACGTGACGCTAAAAGTGAGCCCGGACCACATCGACAGGGCTTCGTGCGACGTCACCCCAAGCTGGGAGACATACAGCGGTAAAAAAGGCAGGATTTGACTAATAGCGAGACCGGTGAAGAAGCAGCCAAACCAGACGGAAATGAGATTAACCTTCCAGGATTCCATAACTACGCGTTTTCATTCGTTTTCGGGGTGTATTGCCCAGCATAGCAAGTGCGTCGTCTGCGTGTATGGCGTGAGATGCGCTGCCCGGGAGTTTGGTATTTAATTTTTTCAATACGCAATTGTGTGATAAATATCACGAAAAATACCCCTATTCGCAGTGGGTTATGCTCATCGACAGAGGCCATAACCGCGCATTCCTAGATGAAAGTGGTTGGCGTGAGCGGCGTTATAATCCGGGCCCAGGCCGTTGCCGTAATACTGACAACTGGCAGACAGCAGCGCGCGTAAGTAAGGCTGCGTCGCTGGCACCTTCCAGCCTTTAAACACCGTGATACGCCGACCATCGGCCAGACGCAACCCGCTGATATCCAGCGCGTCGGCAGTGGCGTGCTCGCTCAGCCGGGCGTTCTCCCGATGATAAATATTGCGACAGGCAAAGCTGCCCAAATGGTCAATTTGTCGCAGTTCGCTGCCGAGCATCTGCTGGGCGAGCGGTTTCGCCTGCTGCTGAACGAACAGCGCGCTGCTGAGCGCCAGCGGACAGCTCGCCACAAAACGTTGACTCAGCCTGACGTCACCAAAATTCGCCACGCTGACCGCGCTGTGCAACGGGCATGGCCCTGCGCTGTCGGCCATCGATTTCGTACTAATCCAGCCACGCCGATTGGCCTGCGCCAATAGCACCGGACACTGCTCTGCCGGCAAGCGTTTGAGCTTAAACTGTGTGACGCGCCCCGGCGGATCGTCAAGTGACAGCGGCGCAAACGGGTTGAAATGCGGCGGCAAAAAGCGGTATCCCAAATACCCTGCCGCCACAATAATCAGAAGCCCAAGGATCCCTTTCCCTCTCATTATTTCTCCCGATGCTGAAAACTAAGATTATGGCAGAAGCCCCCGGAATGACGTGCTATGGTATCGGCTTTGTATTTTCTGTGGATGGATGGTGAAATGGCTAAGTTGCGGGTTGGGGTCGTCTTTGGCGGTAAATCGGCGGAGCATGAAGTCTCTTTGCAGTCGGCAAAGAACATTGTCGAAGCGATGGATAAAACGCGTTTTGACGTGGTGCTGCTGGGCATTGATAAGCAGGGTGAATGGCATATTAACGACGCCAGTCGCTATCTGCTGAATGCGCAGGATCCAGCCCGAATCGCTCTGCGCCCTTCCGACATCACGCTGGCTCAGATCCCCGGCAAATCCTCAGAGCAGTTGATCAACGCTAGAACCGGTCAGCCGCTGCCCTCCATCGACGTAATTTTCCCTATTGTTCACGGTACGCTCGGTGAAGATGGTTCCCTGCAAGGGATGCTGCGCATGGCGAATTTGCCGTTTGTCGGCTCCGATGTGCTGAGTTCCGCCGCCTGTATGGATAAAGACGTCACCAAGCGCCTGCTGCGCGATGCCGGGCTGGCGATTGCGCCCTTCGTGACGTTGACCCGTTCCAACCGTAATAAATTCAGTTTTGCCGACATGAAAGAAAAACTGGGACTGCCGATGTTTGTGAAACCGGCTAACCAGGGTTCATCCGTTGGCGTCAGCAAAGTGAAAAGCGAAGAGCAGTATCAGCAAGCCGTCGCGCTGGCGTTCGAATTCGACAGCAAAGTGGTGGTTGAAACCGGCATTAACGGGCGCGAAATTGAATGTGCGGTACTCGGTAATGACGAACCACAGGCCAGCACCTGCGGTGAAATTGTCCTGAACAGCGAGTTCTATGCCTACGACACCAAATACATTGATGACGTTGGGGCTAAAGTGGTGGTGCCTGCGGCTATCGACCCTGCTGTGAACGAGAAAATTCGCCAGACGGCGATTGATGCCTATCAGGCCCTGGGCTGTAGCGGCATGGCAAGGGTGGACGTGTTCCTGACGGCGGAAAATGAAGTCATCATTAACGAAATCAATACGCTGCCTGGCTTCACTAACATCAGCATGTATCCAAAGCTTTGGCAGGCGAGCGGCCTGGATTACACCAGCCTGATTACTCGCCTGATTGAACTGGCGCTGGAGCGTCATCAGGCCAATGCGGCGCTGAAGACCACCATGATCGGATAGTTTTCATTGTGCCGGGCGGCATTGGCGCTGCCCGGTTTATGCTTCGGTTTGCTCTTCTTCTTGCGCAGGACGACGGCGAATAATAAACCCCGCCAGCCAGAAACTGATAACCCAGGTCACCATCCCAACGGCATAAGTTTGCCAACCCTTCGCTTCAAAGCCCAACAGCCCGACCACACCGTTGAGTATAAAAATCAGGCCGATGGCAAACGCATAGTAATGCCAGTCGCGGCGGATTTTATCAGGCAGTTTCATAACGACTCCGCAAAAGAAAAAAGCATACTCGCACATTCCCACGTTGCCGTCTGCGCGGTACTTAGCAAATATTTAACATCCTTTCAGTTTCACTTAGGGCACACCTTTGTGACTTAGCCTGAAAAAGCCAAAAATAAGACCCTTCCCCAACTGAAATTACCACGAATCTGATATTGACAATCGGCTTCTACTGTCACACTTACTGGAACCCAACTGGCATCTGCCAGCAGAATAAACGCCAGGATCCTCAGTGCGAATGAAGTATCAGGAGGTCGTTATGACTGAGTTCACCTTACCCAGAGCCATCATTGCCGGGAAAAAAAAGGAATCCTCCACACCAGGTAATATCGCGTACGCGCTGTTCGTCCTGTTCTGTTTCTGGGCGGGCGCGCAGCTGCTAAACATGCTGGTACATGCGCCTGGCGTGTTCGAACATCTGATGCAAATTCAGGATAGCGGCCGCCCTCACATCGAAATGGGGTTTGCCGTTGGGACGTTGTTTGGACTGGTTCCTTTCCTGGCAGGCAGCGCCATCCTTGGCGTAGTCACCCTCATCATGCGCTGGCGTCGTTATTTCTGACCCAACGCCATGCAGCTGGCCCGACGATCATCGACGCGTTTTGCAAACCATGCGGTTGTCAGATTACGCGTGATCTTCGGGCTCTCCAGTTGGATCCCCGGCAGTATTTCACGCGCTAACGCCTTTCCAGTTTTCGCTTCCGCGAGCTTATACACGCCGCGGTATAACGCCGTGTCTTCGAAATCCTGGCTGTCGCCTTTTTGCAACTGCTGATGAATTTCGCTGTTACTCATCGACAGTTTCGATGCCAGCTTCTGCACCGCAAGTTCTGTTTTCCCCGGCTCATCGCTGTCATACCGAATCAAATCGCCGTCTAGCGCCAGCTTCACGCCGCTGGCTTTACTGACCGCATTCTGGAATGCGGCGTTGCGGCTCGCGTACCAGCCGGCATTGAAATCAGCAAAACGGTAGAGCGGTGCGGAGTAGCTAGCCGGATAATTCAGCAAATGATATGTGCCAAACCACAGGCCGCCACGCAGCGAGAAGACTTCCTGACGCACGGTACCGTCCATTTTCCACGGATATCCGCTGTCGTGAGCTTCAGCGAAAGCGATACTGACCTGCATCGGGCCGCCGGTATGCACCGGATTGAGTGAGCCAAACAGCGTTTGTCCCATCGGCACCATGCCAATAAAGTCATCAAAAATGGCGCTGAGCTGCTTTTCGGTTTTCACCGTATCAAGCCGCTCGCTGTAGGTTTTCCCGTTCGGTGAGGTGATTTTTAGCGCGGTGTGCACTAAAAAAAGCGGAACGTGTACGTTCTGCGCACGGCGGTCGATTTCCTGCCAGGCGATTTTGCTCAACCCCGGCACGGCGGGATCGGCCTGATAGTTTGACTCTTGCTGCGCGACCGCCAGCACCGAACAGACTTTTTCCTCCGTCGGCGCCAGCTTTTGGCTTTCAAAGGCTTTGGCGATGCTTTGCGCCCACGCCTCCCTGTCTTTCACGCTGGCGGGCATTTTCTGCCGAACCACGGCGGCAACATCCACCGGTTTTTCGCCTTCTTTCAGCACCGGTTTCTGGCTGGTACAGCCCGCCAGAATGATGCCAGCGAGCAGTCCCAGTGAGGGTGAAATTTTGCGTTTTGCGGCAACCGCCATCGTGCTTCCCTGTATTAGTTAAATGATTGAGTCACTTCCTGCTCTGGCATGTTATCCAGCTCACGCTCGAAGCTGCGCAGACGCTTGTAGATTGACATCAGTTCCACCAACGTGGTCCAGGAGCTGATCAGGTACTGGAACGAACCGCGAACCTGACCGAAAACGTTGGTTATCTGCGTCATTAAACCCAGCGTAATCGTACCGGCAACAATCGACGGGAACAGTAAAAACAGGCCGAAAACGTTGTCTACCTGAAGGTAGAGAATACGCGCGATGTTGAAGTACATGTAGTGGAAATAGAGGCGGAAATAGTTGTGGCGCACGGCGCTGAACAATTCACGAACCGTCGGTGGTGAGGCGCGAGACGCATCATCTTCGCCATAAACCAGTTCTTTACGGTAAGCCGCTTCAACGCGCTGGTTTTTGAAATTCAGCCCCGGAAGTTTGATACCGACCACGGCTAACAGGCCAGTTCCCATCAACGACCAGACAATCGCGGCGATCACCAGACCGTACGGCAGATGGCCAACAATCGGCAGATCCGGCACGTGCGCCGACAGCGTCACCAGCACCGGCAGGAAGGCAATCAGGGTCATGATGGCGTTGAGAAAGCTGACGCCCATGTCTTCAAGCGTCGATGCAAAGCGCATGGTGTCTTCCTGCACACGCTGTGCAGCACCCTCGATGTGGCGCAGTCGCTGCCAGTTTTCCATGTAGTATTCGTTCATCGCTGAACGCCAGCGGAAGACGTAGTGGCTGACGAAGAAGTTATTCATCACCCCAATCACCACGGCAATCAGCGCAATGCCGAGGAACACCCCGACTTCATGGTAAAACTGACCGATGCTCACTTTATGCGGTGCGGAGAGCGCGGTCTGAATGAGATCGTAGAACGGCGCGTACCAGGCGTTGACCGCCACTCCCACTTCGACCAGGAACCAGGTCACGAAGATTATCAGAGCGGTGCCGAAAATCGACCAGTACTGCCAGCGGTGCGGGCTATAAAGACACCAGAACAGCGCAAAGACCAGCACACAGACCAGGTAGTAGGCATAGAACACGAGGTAGTCGAGGGACCAAAAACGTGCCGCGCTGATTGGGATATCACCGGAAGCGCCCACCATATGCAACAACCATTTACCCCCGTCTACCTGCCAGAATATGACGGCGATGAGTGCCCAAATTGCCGCCGAGAGAAAAAAGGGTCCCGGCTTAGGGAAAAAAGACTTAAACATACATGCTCTCCTGCTAACTTCTTATCGTTTTAAGGTTGCTGTGTTCTACGAAAAATCGCCGCGGCCATCACCGCGACAAAAGGTGAAGCTGAGTAGACCGTGAATGAGACCGATGGGAAAACGCTTAGTTCGTATGCCATTGCTTAACAATTGTTTCGACGGATTTCACGCTGACCGGGTTACCAGGGACCGTGAGCGTGCGCCAGACATCGTTGTAGTGCGCGATGAGCGTTGTGGCCTCTGCTGCCGGACGGTTGGCGGTGGTGTGCGCATCTTCGGCGACGGTAATTTGATAGCCTTTGCTGGCGCCCACTTTCAGCGTCGTGTCCACGCAATAATCCGTGGCACAGCCGCACATCACAAAA
This DNA window, taken from Scandinavium goeteborgense, encodes the following:
- the proC gene encoding pyrroline-5-carboxylate reductase, producing the protein MDKKIGFIGCGNMGKAILGGLIASGQVQPTQIWVYTPSPDKVAALHDQYGINAAESAQEVAHVADIVFGAVKPGIMTKVLSDVTSSFNKDTVVVSIAAGVTLDQLAQALGHDRKIVRAMPNTPSLVNAGMTSITPNALVTSEDVADVVSIFRCFGEAEVIAEPMIHPVVGVSGSAPAYVFMFIEAMADAAVLGGMPRAQAYKFAAQAVMGSAKMVLETGMHPGALKDMVCSPGGTTIEAVRVLEEKGFRSAVIEAMVSCMAKSEKLSKS
- a CDS encoding YaiI/YqxD family protein yields the protein MAIWVDADACPNVIKEILFRAADRTQTPVTLVANQNLRVPPSRFIRSMRVPAGFDVADNEIVRQCQPGDLVITADIPLAAEVLAKGGAALNPRGERYSDATIRERLTMRDFMDTLRSSGIQTGGPDTFSQRDRQQFAAELDKWLLAVQRGQN
- a CDS encoding DUF1615 domain-containing protein, whose protein sequence is MAVAAKRKISPSLGLLAGIILAGCTSQKPVLKEGEKPVDVAAVVRQKMPASVKDREAWAQSIAKAFESQKLAPTEEKVCSVLAVAQQESNYQADPAVPGLSKIAWQEIDRRAQNVHVPLFLVHTALKITSPNGKTYSERLDTVKTEKQLSAIFDDFIGMVPMGQTLFGSLNPVHTGGPMQVSIAFAEAHDSGYPWKMDGTVRQEVFSLRGGLWFGTYHLLNYPASYSAPLYRFADFNAGWYASRNAAFQNAVSKASGVKLALDGDLIRYDSDEPGKTELAVQKLASKLSMSNSEIHQQLQKGDSQDFEDTALYRGVYKLAEAKTGKALAREILPGIQLESPKITRNLTTAWFAKRVDDRRASCMALGQK
- a CDS encoding DUF2755 family protein, with the protein product MTEFTLPRAIIAGKKKESSTPGNIAYALFVLFCFWAGAQLLNMLVHAPGVFEHLMQIQDSGRPHIEMGFAVGTLFGLVPFLAGSAILGVVTLIMRWRRYF
- a CDS encoding DUF2754 domain-containing protein; this encodes MKLPDKIRRDWHYYAFAIGLIFILNGVVGLLGFEAKGWQTYAVGMVTWVISFWLAGFIIRRRPAQEEEQTEA
- the ddlA gene encoding D-alanine--D-alanine ligase; its protein translation is MAKLRVGVVFGGKSAEHEVSLQSAKNIVEAMDKTRFDVVLLGIDKQGEWHINDASRYLLNAQDPARIALRPSDITLAQIPGKSSEQLINARTGQPLPSIDVIFPIVHGTLGEDGSLQGMLRMANLPFVGSDVLSSAACMDKDVTKRLLRDAGLAIAPFVTLTRSNRNKFSFADMKEKLGLPMFVKPANQGSSVGVSKVKSEEQYQQAVALAFEFDSKVVVETGINGREIECAVLGNDEPQASTCGEIVLNSEFYAYDTKYIDDVGAKVVVPAAIDPAVNEKIRQTAIDAYQALGCSGMARVDVFLTAENEVIINEINTLPGFTNISMYPKLWQASGLDYTSLITRLIELALERHQANAALKTTMIG
- a CDS encoding extensin family protein produces the protein MRGKGILGLLIIVAAGYLGYRFLPPHFNPFAPLSLDDPPGRVTQFKLKRLPAEQCPVLLAQANRRGWISTKSMADSAGPCPLHSAVSVANFGDVRLSQRFVASCPLALSSALFVQQQAKPLAQQMLGSELRQIDHLGSFACRNIYHRENARLSEHATADALDISGLRLADGRRITVFKGWKVPATQPYLRALLSASCQYYGNGLGPDYNAAHANHFHLGMRGYGLCR
- the psiF gene encoding phosphate starvation-inducible protein PsiF — its product is MKITLLVTLLFGLVFLTTVGAAEKTMTPQQQRMTTCNQQATSKTLKGDARKTYMSDCLKNSSSKPAEKSLTPQQQKMRECNSTATQQSLKGDDRNKFMSACLKKTG
- the iraP gene encoding anti-adapter protein IraP, with translation MKNLIAELLVKLAEKEEESKELVVQVEALEIVVTALLRHMRQPEQQALITDIESALDEAKPELEVPAHDAELLHQYIKKLLRHPRN
- a CDS encoding multidrug efflux MFS transporter, whose product is MESWKVNLISVWFGCFFTGLAISQILPFLPLYVSQLGVTSHEALSMWSGLTFSVTFLVSAIVSPMWGSLADRKGRKLMLLRASLGMAIAILLQAFATNVWQLFILRAIMGLTSGYIPNAMALVASQVPRDRSGWALSTLSTAQISGVIGGPLLGGFLADHVGLRAVFFITAILLMVSFLVTLFLIKEGARPVVSKADRLSGKAVFASLTYPGLVISLFFTTLVIQLCNGSIGPILALFIKSMEPQSNNIAFLAGMIAAVPGISALISAPRLGKLGDRIGAHRILLATLFCAVVMFFAMSYVTTPFQLGVLRFLLGFADGAMLPAVQTLLLKYSSDQVTGRIFGYNQSFMYLGNVVGPLIGASVSAMAGFRWVFVATAIVVLINLIQLAIMLRRRQRIAVN
- the sbmA gene encoding peptide antibiotic transporter SbmA; this encodes MFKSFFPKPGPFFLSAAIWALIAVIFWQVDGGKWLLHMVGASGDIPISAARFWSLDYLVFYAYYLVCVLVFALFWCLYSPHRWQYWSIFGTALIIFVTWFLVEVGVAVNAWYAPFYDLIQTALSAPHKVSIGQFYHEVGVFLGIALIAVVIGVMNNFFVSHYVFRWRSAMNEYYMENWQRLRHIEGAAQRVQEDTMRFASTLEDMGVSFLNAIMTLIAFLPVLVTLSAHVPDLPIVGHLPYGLVIAAIVWSLMGTGLLAVVGIKLPGLNFKNQRVEAAYRKELVYGEDDASRASPPTVRELFSAVRHNYFRLYFHYMYFNIARILYLQVDNVFGLFLLFPSIVAGTITLGLMTQITNVFGQVRGSFQYLISSWTTLVELMSIYKRLRSFERELDNMPEQEVTQSFN